ATCAAAGCGTTACTGCTTTTGATTATTATGCTGTTGATTTTAAGCGTGGTAGCAATACCTTACGCGGCGTTGCCACTGACGTAACAGGCAAAGTTATCTCAGAGCAAACCATCGACATCATCGCGCCTGACAGCTTACAAGCGATTAACTATCGTACTCAAGAGCGTTTGATTGAAGCTGACGGTGTGAGCGAATACCAAGTAGTCATTAGCCTAAAAGATCGTAACAATCTTCCTTACATCCCATCAACACCTATCACTATCGATACCAATATTGGACGTATCAATCTAAAAGACAGTAATAAAGATCAAGCTGGTACCCAGTTTAGCGTAGACGGTGGCGAACTACTGATTCCAGTAATTGCACCAAATGCGCCAGGTAAAGGTGAGCTGATTATCGATACTGGTAGCAGCAAACAAGTGATTCCGCTACAATTTACGGCAAAGCTACGCCCGCTCATCGCGGTTGGTATTGTAGAAGGCGCTATATCATTAAAAGACTTTGATAGCGGCAGTATAACCGATGCCCAAGGCGCATTTGAAGAAGAGCTACATGAATTTGCAGGTGGTGACGACTATTCAGCAACTGGTCGCGCAGCCATGTTCCTAAAAGGCAAAGTACGTGGAGACTATCTGCTGACCCTAGCTTATGACAGCGACAAAAAAGGCGAACGTCTGTTCCGCGATATCGATCCAGGTGAATATTATCCAGTATACGGCGATTCATCAGCCAAAGGTTTTGACGCTCAGTCTACGAGCAAGCTATATATTCGTTTAGATAAAGGTCGCTCATTTGCTATGTACGGCGACCTAAAAACTCAGATTGATAACGACGATGGTATTAAGCTTGGTAAATACAGTCGCACTTTAACGGGTATTAAAGCTCAATTTGAGGATACCGATACCCGTATCACGACTTTCCTCGCTGAAACCAGCTCATCACAACGTGTTAATGAAACGCGTGGTCTCGGTATTTCGGGTCCTTATCCACTCGCTGGCGACTTTGACGCAGTACTCGAAAACTCTGAAACCATCGAAGTCATTACTCGTGATGCGAATAACCCTGGCCTGATCATTAGCCGTGAAACACTAACGCGCTTTGCTGACTACGAAATTGATCCTATTAGTCGCAGCCTGTATCTTAAAGCCCCTATTGCTAGTCAAGATGTTGATGGCAATCCTATCTATTTACGTGTCACTGTTGAAGTGGACGAAGGCGGCGAAAACTATTGGGTCGGTGGCGTGGCAGGCAAACAACAATTAACAGATAAAGTCTCTGTCGGTGGTAGCTACATCAATAGCGATGATCCACTAAATAAAGAAGAGCTTGCCAGCGTTAACAGTGTGATCAAATTTAACGACAAGTTAAAACTGGTTGCGGAATATGCCAAGAGTAAAGCTGAAAACCCTGACTATGAGCCTAGCAATCAGATCAATGTAAAAGAGCTAAAAGAAGGCGACGATACTGATGGTGACGCCCTACGCATTGAGCTAAACTACGATGACAAAAACCGCACGCGCGCCAAAGCTTATTATAATAAAGCCGATGAAGGCTTCGTTACTGGTGCCTCTCCACTAACCGCTGGACGTACTGAATCTGGATTAGAGGTCACTCATAAGTTAAAGAACAAAACAACTGCGCTAAAGTTTGAAGGCATACGTACCGAAGATCATACTACCGAAGCCAGTCGTGAAGGTATACAGGCAAGTATAGAACAACGCCTTAGTCAAAATATCGTTGGTGAGATTGGACTACGTTATTATAAACAAGAAGCGACTGCTGCCTCACGTAATACGCAAGCTGCAACTGATGTCATAAACACTGATATTGTAGATGAGGATGAGAAGCCAATATTTAATGACAGTCTGATTAACCAGTCGGCACTTAATGGCGTAAATACCTTAGAAAAAGATATCGAAGGCATGACCGCCCGCGCCCGTATTACTGCTCGCTTGCCTAAGCTTAATAAAGCGTTAGTGTTTGCTGAATATGAGCAAGATATTGATCATAGCGCACGTAACGCAACCTCTATCGGCGGCGAAACTCCGCTAGGTAATTTAGGTCGTCTTTATGCGCGTCATGACTTAATCAACAGCCTATCAGGCAGCTACGGTCTTGATGATACCGATGAGCGTCAGCGTACTGTTGTAGGTTTTGATGCCACCTATATGAAAGATGGTAAGGTCTATAGTGAATACCGTGCTCGCGATGCTATTAGTGCACGTGAAGCTGAAGCAGCTATTGGTCTAAAGAACAAATGGTATGTCCAGGAAGGTCTGACCTTAAACACTTTATTTGAGCGTGTTGAATCGCTTGAAGGTGAAAAAGATAGCACTGCGACCGCAGTTGGTTTTGGTGTTGAATACCTTGCCAAAGAAGACTACAAAGCATCAGGCCGCCTAGAAAAACGCTGGGGTGACACTAGTGATACGCTGCTCGGTAGTGCCGGTATCGCCTATCGCTATACTGATGACATTACCCTACTGGCAAAAGACATCTACTCACGAGTAGACTATGACGATGGTCATCGTACTATCAACCGCTTTCAGCTTGGTGCTGCCTACCGTGACTATGACAGTAATCAGTTAGACATGCTAGCCAAGCTTGAATATCGCTTAGACGATAATGACACGGGCACTGATCCGTATCAAAAAGACTCACTAATATGGTCATGGAGTGGTAACTATCATCCAACACGTCCATTGACGTTATCTGGACACTATGCGGGTAAATACAATCAATACCAAGCTGATAATCTCGAGAGCGAAAACACAGCTCATGCCGCCTATGTGCGCGGTCTATACGATATTGGCGAGCGTTGGGACGTTGGCTTGCAAGCAGGTACATACTGGAATAATCAAGCCAACGATTTAGCTTATATGTTAGGTGCTGAGGTTGGTTATAGTCCAATGACTAACTTGTGGTTGTCACTTGGCTACAATTTCATGGGCTTTGAAGATGAAGATATCGCTTATGATGATAGTACTCAAGAAGGCGCTTACTTTAGACTGCGCTTCAAGTTTGATGAGGACTTGTTCAAACGTGATGATCCACGTAAAAACAAACGCCTAAGTACTGAGCCTAAGTACTGAGACTAAGACTTAAGCGATATGTAGTGGATAAAATAGTCTTAAAAATGACAATAGCTGATAGAAATTATAAGATAGCTCGTAAATGGATTACCATACAATAAGGCTTGCGTTATGCTAAATACTTCACAATTGATAGCGACAGTATCGGCTTATAAACGCCATACGCGTACTATATTGTCTGTAATGACATTATTAACGCTATCACCATTAGTACAGGCCGCAGGTAACAATCATGCTGATGATAGCCTGAATAAAGATTTTGTTATTCCAATAAGCTATTGCTACAACGGTAATGCCACGCAAAATGTTCGCCCAAAACATAAGATGGTTGAGCAGCAAACTATCGACTGTATGCTGACTGAGCTGGCTTTATACCAAAAAAACTCTCTAACCTCACGCCAGCAATATTTTGCTTATAAAGCCCAAGCTTGGCTCAACTATGCTTCTCATGAAAATAGTATTAAAAGCAACACACAGGCTGGTAGCCAAGCATTAAAAGCTGGTGCTCATATTCTACAAAAGTTACGAAGCAATGCTGATGAAGAATTGAAGTTAACGACTGACATTCCATCATCATCTGCTTTGATGAGGCCTGATTTGTGGGCGACAGTAAGCGCTCTAAAAGATAGTGCTTCAAAAGACAGCACCTCAACAGATAGCAACAGTATAATTATTGCGCCACGTGAGCTAGCATTTAGTGAGGTGGCTTTGATTTGGGCAGCAGCTGATCAATGTGCACACGGTTGGCGTCAGTCTGGTACGCATTTTCGTATGGCTGAACGCTGGTTAGAGCAAGCACGTGAAGCATATGTCAATGCTCACGACTCAAAGACTAACGTAGCACTTGAAAGCTCAATTGTTGATTATTACAAGCAATATGCACCGTTAGATCCGCATGATGATGTTTGTCATGGTCAATCATTGCCTCCAACGACTCAAGTTGCTGACAGTAAAAGTGATAATAGTGTACTTTTAGTACACTCTACAACGATACCGATGCCAATACCGACCGTCACTTATCGTATTGGATATAAGACTATAAACCATTTAATTAATTAGAGTACTGATTGTAAGACACAAAAAAGCTGGCATCGCGCCAGCTTTTTTATTATGTCGTACTAACAACCGTATTTTAACCATTAAAACTTAACGGTTTTTGCGTGGTAACTTTTCTGGCAAGTAGCAACGCAGGTAAGCAATAGATGCAGTGGTCGCTTCTTGCAAATAATTATCTGTGATACTGGCATGACGACGATAAGATAAAGTAAATACGCCGTTGATGATACTATAGGTCACTAGAAGTATATCTTGTATATCTTCAAACTTTGGCATCTCATAGCGCTCTGATAAACGCTTATAGACTAGCTCAACGATTTGATGATCCATATCTTCACCGAAACTATCACCTTCAAAATCTGGCGTGTTAGTATCATAAATCAGTTTAGCTTTGGTTTGATCATCATGAAAGATATTCACACAGCGTTGGATAAGCGCAGTTAAATAACCCTGCCATCTGTCATAGTCTACCGTCTCAACAGTGGTTAGTATTTCTAAAATTTCAATCGCATTTAAGAAACGCAGTGCTAAAAATATCGCTTCAATATTAGGAAAAAAGTGATAAGCAGAAGCTCGCGGAATACCCGCCTCTTCACACACATCAGCTAAACTAATATCATTAATAGCGCGAGTCTCGCTTAGCTTCTTTGCACCCATCAACAGTTTTTGACGGCGTACGCGGCCTTGCTGACTAGTAAACTTAAACTTATTAGGCACCAACTTCTTTGCCAATTCTGAATCGACCAATATGTCTTCTATTTTGTCATCTCTATGATCACTCATTATAAACCTCTTAGTATTACGCCCTATTATGTATAAATACGATCTTCATCGAATAACATTAGCACTAAATCAGCATGCTAATGTCAGTTTAGTGGTAAATATTGTTACTACTATATCCAATGAAGAAGCATCATAAACACTTGCACATTATCAAACAAGGGGCGTGAACGGATTAGAATGATAATGTGCCAATTAATAATATAACCAACTGCAAAATATGATTAATCGTAAAGTTTTATCTTTGCTCGGACAATGCCATGATCAATTACTCTATCTGAATAATCCCACTTTAAATGATCGTTAAAGTAATCTACTCGCTCAACATGACCTAGCGAAAACTTGCTATCAGGTAAAAACTCTTCTGATACGAATAGTTGATCAATGACCTCTGGTATACCTTGATAGATGTGCGTGTAAGCGACATCTTTCATCCAACCATAGCGAGCTTGGATACGAGCGGCATCGAACAATGCAACATCACGCATACTTTTGTCATAGTTCACCTCGCCAGTCTCGGCCATTAGTTGCGTCGTT
The nucleotide sequence above comes from Psychrobacter sp. P2G3. Encoded proteins:
- a CDS encoding TetR/AcrR family transcriptional regulator; amino-acid sequence: MSDHRDDKIEDILVDSELAKKLVPNKFKFTSQQGRVRRQKLLMGAKKLSETRAINDISLADVCEEAGIPRASAYHFFPNIEAIFLALRFLNAIEILEILTTVETVDYDRWQGYLTALIQRCVNIFHDDQTKAKLIYDTNTPDFEGDSFGEDMDHQIVELVYKRLSERYEMPKFEDIQDILLVTYSIINGVFTLSYRRHASITDNYLQEATTASIAYLRCYLPEKLPRKNR
- a CDS encoding SdrD B-like domain-containing protein, whose product is MTFHCIAQSTRLSAKAAKLSALTAAILIMQSNSAAAATSDVLSIIDNIANAHYYVSNDKAVLLTSTSNQVKVQASALEKYDLRLSQSPLQTVASGSEVIWKNLLTNNSYSDETIALSYDIPSSLSNFTVYQDINKDGLIDSNDLLITNLNSIKIGQGESIQLIVQALTDRNAKDGDTADIKIGAVVVEDASVKAVVTDSLIIVEPSINFTTWNFNGSKRNSQIGDDIYVEASYAQCNVQPDKPDQIWVTITSPLTGDTYSLKAIETGNNTGKYRLSAPTQNNANALDDNILQTLQDDTLQAKLVACLDKEVGLDEQPNNSDFNYIDEQISSEIAITNESPNLQVTKEGDVKSANLGDYVNYNITVKNDGAATAYDVQLKDALPRGFDYVSGSLRIDKAQTTEFKADGKYQVLGLGDMAIGESKTINYRVLIGSSALGGDGINRAIAQGRNENDQVLVSRESQWKIDVSRGVMNTDGIIVGKIYHDINRDGIQQKDNDELGVAGVRIYMENGNYIVTDPEGKYNFYGISAKTHVLKVDRTTLPIGTELITQSNRNAGDAGSRFVDLKYGEMHRADFALVGGMADSTERLNQELITRSKNISAKNDALEQAVKSELALEPDYDLNNDDNVDASGCKSNDELDRGIQCDSAIVADMANPTAERVNLTVNTIAPPKQKELEEYLKKVANNDVAFINLSSGQQLNSYKQLVQVQAPLGSNFTLYANGKAVSEEKIGKTAEQANQSVTAFDYYAVDFKRGSNTLRGVATDVTGKVISEQTIDIIAPDSLQAINYRTQERLIEADGVSEYQVVISLKDRNNLPYIPSTPITIDTNIGRINLKDSNKDQAGTQFSVDGGELLIPVIAPNAPGKGELIIDTGSSKQVIPLQFTAKLRPLIAVGIVEGAISLKDFDSGSITDAQGAFEEELHEFAGGDDYSATGRAAMFLKGKVRGDYLLTLAYDSDKKGERLFRDIDPGEYYPVYGDSSAKGFDAQSTSKLYIRLDKGRSFAMYGDLKTQIDNDDGIKLGKYSRTLTGIKAQFEDTDTRITTFLAETSSSQRVNETRGLGISGPYPLAGDFDAVLENSETIEVITRDANNPGLIISRETLTRFADYEIDPISRSLYLKAPIASQDVDGNPIYLRVTVEVDEGGENYWVGGVAGKQQLTDKVSVGGSYINSDDPLNKEELASVNSVIKFNDKLKLVAEYAKSKAENPDYEPSNQINVKELKEGDDTDGDALRIELNYDDKNRTRAKAYYNKADEGFVTGASPLTAGRTESGLEVTHKLKNKTTALKFEGIRTEDHTTEASREGIQASIEQRLSQNIVGEIGLRYYKQEATAASRNTQAATDVINTDIVDEDEKPIFNDSLINQSALNGVNTLEKDIEGMTARARITARLPKLNKALVFAEYEQDIDHSARNATSIGGETPLGNLGRLYARHDLINSLSGSYGLDDTDERQRTVVGFDATYMKDGKVYSEYRARDAISAREAEAAIGLKNKWYVQEGLTLNTLFERVESLEGEKDSTATAVGFGVEYLAKEDYKASGRLEKRWGDTSDTLLGSAGIAYRYTDDITLLAKDIYSRVDYDDGHRTINRFQLGAAYRDYDSNQLDMLAKLEYRLDDNDTGTDPYQKDSLIWSWSGNYHPTRPLTLSGHYAGKYNQYQADNLESENTAHAAYVRGLYDIGERWDVGLQAGTYWNNQANDLAYMLGAEVGYSPMTNLWLSLGYNFMGFEDEDIAYDDSTQEGAYFRLRFKFDEDLFKRDDPRKNKRLSTEPKY